The proteins below come from a single Mus musculus strain 129S7/SvEvBrd-Hprt-b-m2 chromosome 4 genomic contig, GRCm38.p6 alternate locus group 129S7/SvEvBrd-Hprt-b-m2 129S7/SVEVBRD-HPRT-B-M2_MMCHR4_CTG4 genomic window:
- the Mup13 gene encoding major urinary protein 13 precursor (The RefSeq protein has 4 substitutions compared to this genomic sequence), with product MKMLLLLCLGLTLVCVHAEEASSTGRNFNVEKINGEWHTIILASDKREKIEEHGNFRLFLEQIHVLENSLVLKVHTVRDEECSELSMVADKTEKAGKYSVTYDGFNTFTIPKTDYDNFLMAHLINEKDGETFQLMGLYGREPDLSSDIKERFAQLCEEHGILRENIIDLSNANRCLQARE from the exons atgaagatgctgctgctgctgtgtttgggACTGACCCTAGTCTGTGTCCATGCAGAAGAAGCTAGTTCTACGGGAAGGAACTTTAATGTAGAAAAG ATTAATGGGGAATGGCATACTATTATCCTGGCctctgacaaaagagaaaagatagaagtTAATGGCAACTTTAGACTTTTTCTGGAGCAAATCCATGTCTTGGAGAATTCCTTAGTTCTTAAAGTCCATACTGT AAGAGATGAAGAGTGCTCCGAATTATCTATGGTTGctgacaaaacagaaaaggctGGTGAATATTCTGTGACGT ATGATGGATTCAATACATTTACTATACCTAAGACAGACTATGATAACTTTCTTATGGCTCATCTCATTAACGAAAAGGATGGGGAAACCTTCCAGCTGATGGGGCTCTATG GCCGAGAACCAGATTTGAGGTCAGACATCAAGGAAAGGTTTGCACAACTATGTGAGGAGCATGGAATCCTTAGAGAAAATATCATTGACCTATCCAATGCCA ATCGCTGCCTCCAGGCCCGAGAATGA